Proteins found in one Crassostrea angulata isolate pt1a10 chromosome 3, ASM2561291v2, whole genome shotgun sequence genomic segment:
- the LOC128175632 gene encoding uncharacterized protein LOC128175632 encodes MCIISVMQTSLFLFVVFFSTNKIVYGLMCLRCSDVTEPRLCNKIERCQDGEVCAVQQYRADNGDIGYWTGCYPKQECAAVDNRTVVSTKRSQYIDGVVQCRDCCTSDICNAYGCGSPKYPATRGPICFDCENLSDPRDCHTVTPCNLNQKCFIHEKSVFGKRYFTSKCESIMGCLPHFTGPVVGRRRDLSGLCIHCCDGDLCNADCSTASNATVNNVNKPATSMPDHVAFHAVAYSPTNNAVVIFDHVITNVGGGYDNTTGVFIVPTPGLYVFSWTIETYRQRTEAVLLVNGVQQALSRADQASSYYDTTTSFAVQNLTLNDKVKVKVILGRSEPRHTIFSGWKINNTDDTAFSASLSREVTGSTIIFNNETLDTDSAYSTSTGRFVAPRSGLYVFMMSAVIYGNHEYTCDFSFSNGNDQPEIWVDSASGLYDSASYMTFGWLNSGDYVYTHASRMTTSSVFAGWQLVDDANVSKVRYPAFLAHLSGDTTRSPIVFNRVHSGYHHGYSTSTGKFTADRDGVYVFLHNIEAAGSVVNTALAVNGNVKVETRSDGRHSGYDDTSAVTVLELASGDQVYVNIQSGGADDGQTLFFGILLFEL; translated from the exons ATGTGTATAATTTCTGTAATGCAAACATCTTTAT ttttatttgttgttttcttttccaCCAACAAAATCGTTTACG GTTTAATGTGCCTAAGATGTTCCGATGTTACTGAGCCCAGACTTTGCAACAAAATTGAACGCTGTCAGGATGGGGAG GTATGTGCAGTGCAGCAGTACCGGGCAGACAATGGAGACATAGGCTACTGGACAGGATGCTATCCTAAACAG GAATGCGCTGCTGTGGACAATAGAACAGTGGTCAGTACCAAGAGAAGTCAGTACATAGACGGCGTAGTTCAGTGCAGAGACTGTTGTACTTCAGATATCTGTAACGCTTATGGCTGTGGCTCTCCAA AATACCCAGCCACCCGGGGACCTATTTGTTTTGACTGTGAGAATTTGTCGGATCCAAGGGATTGCCATACAGTAACTCCCTGTAACCTCAACCAA AAATGTTTTATACACGAAAAATCCGTCTTTGGTAAAAGGTATTTCACATCCAAATGCGAATCCATAATG GGTTGTCTCCCCCATTTCACGGGTCCTGTGGTCGGTAGGAGGCGTGACCTGTCGGGGCTGTGTATTCACTGCTGTGACGGGGATCTGTGTAACGCTGATTGTTCTACAGCATCCAACGCCACCGTCAACAACGTCAACAAACCAGCTACTAGTATGCCAGATCACGTTGCCTTCCACGCTGTCGCCTACAGTCCTACAAATAACGCTGTGGTTATTTTTGACCACGTGATTACAAACGTCGGCGGGGGATACGACAACACCACAGGGGTGTTCATTGTACCCACCCCCGGGCTGTATGTATTTTCCTGGACCATAGAGACGTACCGTCAAAGAACAGAAGCTGTGCTTCTTGTGAATGGTGTACAACAAGCATTGTCAAGGGCCGACCAAGCGTCCTCATATTACGACACTACCACCTCCTTTGCAGTCCAAAACCTGACACTGAACGACAAAGTAAAAGTCAAGGTCATTCTTGGACGCTCAGAACCAAGGCATACAATCTTTTCCGGCTGGAAGATCAATAACACCg ATGATACGGCGTTTTCTGCGTCCCTGTCACGAGAAGTTACGGGCAGTACCATAATCTTTAACAACGAAACCTTAGACACAGACAGCGCATACTCCACCTCCACTGGAAGATTCGTGGCGCCTCGTTCTGGTCTTTACGTTTTCATGATGTCGGCTGTTATATATGGAAATCATGAATATACCTGCGATTTCTCCTTTAGCAATGGTAACGATCAACCAGAGATATGGGTGGACTCAGCTAGTGGACTATATGACAGCGCCAGCTACATGACGTTCGGCTGGTTGAATAGCGGCGATTACGTGTATACACATGCAAGCAGAATGACAACCTCCTCTGTGTTTGCTGGATGGCAGCTGGTGGATGATGCAAATG TTTCCAAAGTAAGATATCCAGCGTTTCTTGCACATCTTAGTGGAGACACCACCCGTTCCCCCATCGTCTTTAATCGTGTTCACTCGGGTTATCACCACGGCTACTCGACGAGCACTGGGAAGTTCACTGCAGATCGTGACGGCGTGTACGTATTTCTACACAATATAGAAGCGGCAGGGTCTGTTGTGAATACCGCTCTAGCAGTGAACGGAAACGTTAAAGTGGAGACAAGGTCTGACGGCCGCCATTCGGGCTATGACGACACGTCTGCTGTCACCGTCCTGGAGCTGGCTTCTGGGGATCAAGTCTACGTTAATATACAAAGCGGGGGAGCAGATGATGGGCAGACTCTTTTCTTTGGCATTCTGCTATTTGAACTCTGA
- the LOC128175633 gene encoding uncharacterized protein LOC128175633, with translation MKRRLVEKLFNLVGLCIAIRSAKGLMCLRCSDVTEPRLCNKIEHCQDGEVCAVQQYRADNGDIGYWTGCYPKQECAAVDNRTVVSTKRSQYIDGVVQCRDCCTSDICNAYGCGSPKYPATRGPICFDCENVSDPRDCHTVTPCNLNQKCFIHEKSIFGKRYFTSKCESIMGCLPHFTGPVVGRRRDLSGLCIHCCDGDLCNSDCSTASNATVNNVNKPVMPDHVAFHAVAYSPTSNAVVIFDYVITNVGGGYDNTTGVFTVPTPGLYVFSWTIETYGQRTEAVLLVNGVQQALSRADQASSYYDTTTSFTVLKLSLGDEVKVKVTKGNALAKHTLFSGWKINKTEDAAFSVSLSREVTGSTIVFDNETLDTDSAYSTSTGRFVAPRSGLYVFMMSGSTSGNYEYSCKLHFSNGESQPDVWVDSASSLYDSSSLMSFGWLNAGEYVNSEASRMASHSVFAGWQLIDDSSVNKTTYPLFLAHLYSDSSRSPVVFSRIYSSYHHGYSGSTGIFTADRDGIYIFLYNIEANRGLVRTDLRVNGVEKFETRSDGRHSGYDDTSAVAVLELSSNDQVSVGVKYGTVDGGQSLFFGTLLTET, from the exons ATGAAGCGCCGATTGGTAGAGAAACTTT TTAACTTGGTCGGTTTGTGCATTGCAATAAGAAGTGCCAAAG GTTTGATGTGTTTGAGATGTTCCGATGTTACTGAACCCAGACTGTGCAACAAAATTGAACACTGTCAGGACGGAGAG GTATGTGCAGTGCAGCAGTACCGGGCAGACAATGGAGACATAGGCTACTGGACAGGATGCTATCCGAAACAG GAATGTGCTGCTGTGGACAATAGAACAGTGGTCAGTACCAAGAGAAGTCAGTACATAGACGGCGTAGTTCAGTGCAGAGACTGTTGTACTTCAGATATCTGTAACGCTTACGGCTGTGGCTCTCCAA AATACCCAGCCACCCGGGGACCGATTTGTTTTGACTGTGAGAATGTGTCGGATCCAAGGGATTGCCATACAGTAACTCCCTGTAACCTCAACCAA aaatgttttattcaCGAAAAATCCATCTTTGGAAAAAGGTATTTCACTTCCAAATGCGAATCTATAATG GGTTGTCTCCCCCATTTTACGGGTCCTGTGGTCGGTAGAAGGCGTGACCTGTCGGGGCTGTGTATTCACTGCTGTGACGGTGATCTGTGTAATTCTGACTGTTCTACAGCGTCCAACGCCACCGTCAACAACGTCAACAAACCAG TAATGCCAGATCACGTTGCCTTCCACGCTGTCGCCTACAGTCCTACAAGTAACGCTGTGGTTATTTTTGACTACGTGATTACAAACGTCGGCGGGGGATACGACAACACCACAGGAGTGTTTACTGTACCTACCCCCGGACTGTATGTATTTTCCTGGACCATAGAGACGTACGGCCAAAGAACAGAAGCCGTGCTTCTTGTGAATGGTGTACAACAAGCATTGTCAAGGGCCGACCAAGCGTCCTCATATTACGACACGACAACTTCTTTTACTGTTCTAAAACTCAGTTTAGGCGATGAAGTAAAAGTCAAGGTCACAAAGGGAAACGCGCTAGCAAAGCATACTTTGTTCTCAGGCTGGAAGATTAACAAAACTG AAGATGCAGCGTTTTCTGTGTCCCTGTCTCGAGAAGTTACTGGCAGTACCATAGTCTTTGACAACGAAACCTTGGACACAGACAGCGCATACTCCACCTCCACCGGAAGATTCGTTGCACCTCGTTCTGGTCTTTACGTTTTCATGATGTCGGGTAGTACCTCTGGAAACTATGAGTACAGCTGTAAACTTCACTTCAGTAACGGTGAATCTCAACCGGATGTGTGGGTAGACTCAGCCAGCAGCCTCTATGATAGTAGCAGTTTAATGAGTTTTGGATGGTTGAATGCCGGTGAATATGTGAATTCCGAAGCCAGTAGAATGGCCAGCCATTCCGTGTTTGCGGGCTGGCAGCTGATAGATGACTCAAGCG TTAATAAAACAACCTACCCCCTATTCCTTGCCCACCTTTACTCCGACTCTTCGAGAAGTCCTGTCGTATTTAGCAGGATTTACTCTAGCTATCACCATGGTTACTCGGGTAGCACTGGTATTTTTACGGCAGATCGAGATGGAATTTACATATTTCTTTACAACATAGAGGCTAATCGGGGACTAGTTCGGACTGATTTGAGGGTCAATGGAGTAGAAAAGTTCGAGACGAGATCTGATGGACGCCATTCTGGTTATGACGACACTTCCGCAGTGGCTGTTTTAGAATTGTCGTCCAATGATCAAGTCTCAGTTGGAGTTAAATACGGGACGGTGGATGGGGGACAATCACTTTTCTTTGGTACACTGCTTACTGAAACATAA